A single window of Plasmodium reichenowi strain SY57 chromosome 12, whole genome shotgun sequence DNA harbors:
- a CDS encoding histone-lysine N-methyltransferase, H3 lysine-4 specific, putative has protein sequence MSISPLKYESKILSNLANMLKLSEKSDDEILSEINQGNENKVFEIDDDVKQVVDLNKINCTCEESKKKIEECDKKKFVYNYNIETYGVDFFLDICNALSRSNYKPYLSEEGKKEIMNGLRVRRNSNLYKYVSFFLSKERMNKERMDDGKKVENIYHCFKCLKSVLHICIDDEDSNNNNNNKMKTAMYLKNNNSITEQIENKIENDILNEQNSSLEKVNHRKGVISVSKYKSELTSITRMSNEIIMQTILEHTKDMGIKKGTTKNIQSRNDNKNDHGDDDDHRSNNINSNMKNNRNNNNNNNNNNNIIKKSKTYESVKVRNNYYYNDDHDYDNHIDRTENVIDNNNTEPTKRNIPKRTVVQKKSYVQRKTNITNKKRISQNKPVTRNSYKKNDRINTTCDIRASKIKDTLYEKKKKKVRRSFEVNANRRKRGTGQKGVFSDEEGMKMDNDNKIDGKISDNNKIDGNILDNNKIDGNILDNNKIDGNILDNNKIDGNILDNNKIDGNILDNNKIDGNILDNNKIDGNTPNNNKMDGNTSNHNKMDGNTLKDNITNNILDDDAVPKEVDNNCENDKNVHNKESCRNDIYSSIQISNTYNNRMINSTFVEEENNITNEENIISNIMDDTNIYPYNLSNVNNMEDPNLSNNPEKEYIKENHLCDLPNDIITSNGEDIKNKEIYKMDYPNKALLSNNTNEKDYDYNESDNASYSTDDSKYVKYLKKKKKLQEQGKIIIDLNLFHGNSVKTTNKRDKEEKLQEKLRMKQIKKLLDEKQMVICKIEDIAKKRNKKYVKAQVLSKDSKIERAYFSHKMKKFYNSKSSYFGCGWSSNKKEWTPFIHAPFFENQHNAIYKNRNKKLYEEIYDTLLHGRIHPDIKVVELKDHKHPIRLCTPYNEDCYSVVYTGKKINATDDRVIFGEYTGYVANNKELSQEKHQYMFALTFNKKVFNDRKHVVFINEVELDEEQNYSSHVESNVMNKVKIHEKNNINNTNIYNSPHILNGNNNINSNTTEETMSNRKIDKIKPVSNVIIPDYNNINSYINKCKTNEHNKKSRDINNLIILPDNYTYAVDSSYMFNEMSLVNHYKTCSVFNNFDFRINSEWQLVYLDGWPHIILTSIPGVEINPGEELFADFGFEWFEKVNDICLNEFIKNNYFYRLYKLNTSREILFNGMDDIVEKYNLLKNHITCNICMHNVNTDGNNFILCSGCNHVYHLKCVHKFNTEVNENYEWFCSSCLQFCFNIIKQKEFVDYIEKENQKRFIQLLGDLNGDNLDSVNNQKKSDAVDNLNNYNCVGNINNSNSIDNIIDNRDSLDNPNNSNISYDANNSNISYGANNSNISYDANTSNISYGANNSNISYGANNSNISHSANNSNISYSANNSKSEDKTNNCDSEDKTNNCDSEDKTNNCDSEDKTNNCNIEDKTNNCNIEDKTNNCNIEDKTNNCNNLDNEDDINDMNKINKSNQIIIKDVNDNNLFPVENNDKQKYLEVLENIRKLLQCKENIDDLFKNKEYVNSFLEKIDDEMNMFENKRSEDESVKLDDLKHIFENSFELHLLIDYKKKLEDLLESTEKVDSFLNDRNVLNTMKIRKRTLSFLMENKKYIDNFIQMNEEKHYSKINECEKKKEEDIIHNTTCRKVEKLEDRIIQNSHNNQLTNPEYCSTLKGEEDKSVSLIDNKSVCERVDNHSICNEVNSSISSTYEKTLYNKSNNIIRNLKEMKKYERECQNNNNYSNMYCSYMMKLSKKILGFPLIKDFSKGLSTLEPSLPLNDHLKKLSVCSNCYSKHHDLAKAIICRVTKMHFEANYNDYLTDEDLFKTSSEFIQSVIRELANTVKEYRKKELNRVYLQHATENDNMILDRVNKDMSLELNYNNVTPTRTSIHNCSCTKTNKEYNESFYKIVSPSFNNDTVEKSNIIIQENNHIRNNEILQLGEEEVGNYECQNKEVIGCVTKEHTNERINDQPSEEKCHDDFYSKDMHILYKNTFLPREEIDNCSIEKINDVEEKEMKHQHEENDILKDVINDTLNDMSNGMSNGISNDVPNDVPNDVPNDVPNDVPNDVPNDVPYDVPYDVPNDVPNDVPNDVPNDVPNDVPNDVPNDTSITNLCEKKNDLNSYEKSCKLNNFIPLIGVELGKTKFQREFTNGTFVGTVTEQIKDENNNNFFVVTYEDGDVEWITPSFLFQEILKQSTNNTTYPLASTFKDIFYEDFKKDIKLNNHSYELKIEKKKRKSMFEYVPNNNVTKRQRHAFEENVLKKKNTHQEVNTSRRSLSKLKNVVFNDSLRKTRKRTMSTS, from the coding sequence ATGAGCATATCTCCATTGAAATATGAATCCAAAATATTGAGCAACCTAGCTAATATGCTAAAATTGAGCGAAAAGTCAGATGATGAAATACTAAGTGAAATAAATCAAGgtaatgaaaataaagTTTTTGAAATTGATGATGATGTTAAACAAGTGGTTGATTtgaataaaattaattgCACATGTGAAGAAtcaaagaaaaaaatagaagagtgtgataaaaaaaaatttgtatataattataatattgaaaCATATGGAGTAGATTTTTTTCTTGATATTTGTAATGCTTTGTCAAGATCTAATTATAAACCTTATTTAAGTGAAGAAgggaaaaaagaaataatgaATGGATTAAGAGTAAGAAGAAATtcaaatttatataaatatgtttctttttttttaagtaaAGAACGAATGAATAAAGAAAGAATGGATGACGGAAAAAAGgtagaaaatatttatcattgttttaaatgtttaaaaagtgtattacatatatgtattgatgatgaagatagtaataataataataataataagatgAAAACTGCAatgtatttaaaaaataataatagtataaCTGAACAAATcgaaaataaaattgagaatgatatattaaatgaacaaaatagTAGTCTTGAAAAGGTAAATCATAGAAAAGGAGTTATATCTgtttcaaaatataaatcagAATTAACTTCTATTACTAGAATGTctaatgaaataataatgcaAACTATATTAGAACATACCAAGGATATGGGTATAAAAAAGGGTACAACCAAAAATATACAATCAagaaatgataataaaaatgatcatggtgatgatgatgatCATAGAAGCAATAACATCAATAGTAACATGAAGAACAATcgtaataataataataataataacaataataataatattataaaaaaaagcaaAACTTATGAAAGCGTCAAAGtaagaaataattattattataatgatgatcATGATTATGATAATCATATTGATCGAACTGAAAATGttatagataataataataccGAACCCacaaaaagaaatattcCGAAAAGAACAGTTGTACAGAAAAAATCCTATGTACAGCGAAAAACAAAcataacaaataaaaagagAATTTCTCAAAATAAACCGGTAACAAGgaattcatataaaaaaaatgatagAATAAATACTACATGTGATATAAGAGCAAGCAAAATTAAGGATACtttatatgaaaagaaaaagaagaaggTCAGAAGGAGTTTTGAAGTAAATGCGAATCGAAGAAAAAGGGGTACAGGGCAAAAGGGCGTGTTTTCTGATGAAGAAGGAATGAAAATGGATAACgataataaaattgatGGTAAAATATCAgacaataataaaattgatGGTAATATATTAGACAATAACAAAATTGATGGTAATATATTAGACAATAACAAAATTGATGGTAATATATTAGACAATAACAAAATTGATGGTAATATATTAGACAATAACAAAATTGATGGTAATATATTAGACAATAACAAAATTGATGGTAATATATTAGACAATAACAAAATTGATGGTAATACACCAAACAATAACAAAATGGATGGTAACACATCAAACCATAACAAAATGGATGGTAACACTTTGAAAGATAATATAACTAATAACATATTGGATGACGATGCTGTACCAAAGGAGGTAGATAATAATTGtgaaaatgataaaaatgtacataATAAAGAAAGCTGTAgaaatgatatatattcatcCATACAGATAAGTAATAcgtataataatagaatGATCAATTCTACATTTGTAGaggaagaaaataatattacaaatgaagaaaatataataagtaATATTATGGACgatacaaatatatatccatataatttatccaatgtgaataatatgGAAGATCCTAATTTGAGTAATAACCCagaaaaagaatatattaaagaaaacCATTTGTGTGATTTACcaaatgatattataaCTTCTAATGGtgaagatataaaaaataaggagATTTATAAAATGGATTACCCCAATAAAGCTTTACTATcaaataatacaaatgaaaaagattATGATTATAACGAAAGTGATAACGCATCTTATTCTACAGATGATTctaaatatgtaaaatatttaaagaagaaaaagaaattacAAGAACAAggtaaaattattatagaTCTAAATTTATTTCATGGAAATTCTGTGAAAACGACAAATAAACGTgataaagaagaaaagttacaagaaaaattaagaaTGAAACAAATAAAGAAGCTTTTAGATGAAAAACAAATGgttatatgtaaaattGAAGATATAGCTAAAAagagaaataaaaaatatgtaaaagCACAAGTATTATCTAAAGATTCTAAAATTGAACGAGCCTATTTTAGTcataaaatgaaaaaattttataattccAAATCTAGCTATTTTGGTTGTGGATGGTCAAGTAACAAAAAGGAATGGACTCCATTTATTCATGCACCTTTCTTTGAAAACCAACATAACGcaatttataaaaatagaaataaaaaattgtatgaagaaatatatgataCATTATTACATGGAAGAATACATCCTGACATTAAAGTCGTTGAATTAAAAGATCATAAACATCCTATTAGGTTGTGTACTCCGTATAATGAAGATTGTTATTCTGTTGTATATACaggtaaaaaaataaatgcAACTGATGATAGAGTTATATTTGGTGAGTACACAGGATATGTAgctaataataaagaattgTCACAAGAAAAACATCAATATATGTTTGCTTTAACATTCAATAAGAAAGTATTTAATGATAGGAAACATGTCGTTTTTATTAATGAAGTTGAGTTGGATGAAGAGCAAAATTATTCTAGTCATGTTGAATCAAATGTGATGAATAAAGTTAAGATtcatgaaaaaaataatataaataatacaaacaTTTATAATAGTCCTCACATTTTGAATGgtaacaataatataaatagtaATACTACAGAGGAGACTATGTCAAATAGAAAGATTGATAAGATTAAGCCCGTTTCGAATGTAATTATCCCagattataataacattaatagttatattaataagtgtaaaacaaatgaacataataaaaagtcaagagatataaataatttaataatacttcctgataattatacatatgcTGTAGATTCATCTTATATGTTTAATGAAATGTCTCTAGTAAATCATTATAAAACATGTAGTGTATTTAACAACTTTGATTTCAGAATAAATTCTGAATGGCAATTAGTATACTTGGATGGATGGCCACATATTATTCTAACATCAATTCCAGGTGTTGAAATTAATCCAGGTGAGGAACTTTTTGCTGATTTTGGTTTTGAATGGTTTGAAAAAGTTAATGATATATGTTTAAatgaatttattaaaaataactATTTTTATAGATTATACAAATTAAATACATCTAGAGAAATTCTTTTCAATGGAATGGATGATATTgtggaaaaatataatttattaaaaaatcatattacttgtaatatatgtatgcaTAATGTTAATACTGATGGtaataatttcattttatgTTCAGGATGTAATCATGTTTATCATTTAAAGTGTGTACATAAATTTAACACCGAAGTTAatgaaaattatgaatGGTTCTGTTCCAGTTGTCTtcaattttgttttaatattataaaacaaaagGAGTTTGTAGATTATATAGAAAAGGAAAACCAAAAACGGTTCATTCAGCTTTTAGGTGATTTAAATGGGGATAATTTAGATTCTGTGAATAATCAAAAGAAATCTGATGCTGTggataatttaaataattataattgtgtgggtaatataaataattctaatagtattgataatattatagatAATAGGGATAGTCTAGATAACCCTAATAACTCAAATATTTCATATGATGCTAATAATTCAAACATTTCTTATGGAGCTAATAATTCAAACATTTCATATGATGCTAATACTTCAAACATTTCTTATGGAGCTAATAATTCAAACATTTCTTATGGAGCTAATAATTCAAACATTTCTCATAGCGCTAATAATTCAAACATTTCTTATAGTGCTAATAACTCTAAAAGCGAAGATAAAACTAATAATTGTGACAGCGAAGATAAAACTAATAATTGTGACAGCGAAGATAAAACTAATAATTGTGACAGCGAAGATAAAACTAATAATTGTAACATCGAAGATAAAACTAATAATTGTAACATCGAAGATAAAACTAATAATTGTAACATCGAAGATAAAACTAATAATTGTAACAATTTAGATAACGAAGATGACATAAACgatatgaacaaaataaacaaatcaaaccaaattataattaaagatgtcaatgataataatttatttcctgttgaaaataatgataagCAGAAATATTTGGAAGttttagaaaatataagaaaacTTCTACAGTGTAAAGAAAATATCGatgatttatttaaaaataaagaatatgtaaatagctttttggaaaaaatagatgatgaaatgaatatgtttgaaaataaaagaagTGAAGATGAATCTGTTAAACTTGATGatttaaaacatatttttgaaaatagTTTTGAActtcatttattaatagattataagaaaaaattagaaGATTTATTGGAAAGTACAGAAAAGGTGGATTCATTTTTGAATGATAGGAATGTTTTGAATACTATGAAAATAAGGAAAAGAAcattatcttttttaatgGAAAACAAAAAGTATATAGATAATTTTATACAAATGAATGAAGAAAAACATTACTCAAAAATTAATGAGTgtgaaaagaaaaaagaagaagatattattcataatacAACATGTAGAAAAGTAGAAAAACTAGAAGATAGAATTATTCAAAATAGCCATAATAATCAATTAACAAATCCTGAATATTGTAGTACATTAAAAGGAGAAGAAGATAAATCCGTAAGTTTGATAGATAATAAATCAGTGTGTGAAAGGGTAGATAATCATAGTATTTGTAATGAAGTAAATTCAAGTATATCAAGTACGTACGAAAAAACATTGTACAATAAatctaataatataattagAAATTTAAAGGAAATGAAAAAGTATGAAAGAGAATGccaaaataataacaattatAGTAATATGTATTGTAGCTATATGATGAAATTAAGTAAGAAAATATTAGGATTTCCTTTAATAAAAGACTTTTCTAAAGGCTTAAGTACACTTGAACCATCTTTACCTTTAAATgatcatttaaaaaaattgtcGGTTTGTTCAAATTGTTATAGTAAACATCATGATTTAGCAAAAGCAATTATTTGTAGAGTGACAAAAATGCATTTTGAAGctaattataatgattaCTTAACTGATGAAGatttatttaaaacatCCAGTGAATTTATCCAATCAGTCATAAGAGAATTAGCTAATACTGTAAAAGAGTACAGGAAAAAGGAATTGAACAGGGTATATTTGCAACATGCAAcagaaaatgataatatgataCTAGATAGAGTTAATAAGGATATGAGTTTGgaattaaattataataatgttacACCAACTAGAACTAGTATTCACAATTGTAGTTGTACAAAAACGAATAAGGAATATAATGAATccttttataaaattgtGAGTCcttcatttaataatgaCACTGTTGAAAAGagtaatattatcataCAAGAAAATAACCATATTCGAAATAATGAAATTTTACAATTAGGTGAAGAAGAGGTGGGAAATTACGAATGTCAGAATAAAGAAGTTATTGGTTGTGTTACAAAAGAACATACAAATGAAAGGATAAACGATCAACCTAGTGAGGAAAAATGTCATGATGATTTCTATTCAAAGGATAtgcatatattatataaaaataccTTTTTACCAAGAGAAGAAATAGATAACTGTAgtatagaaaaaattaatgatGTTGAAGAGAAAGAAATGAAACACCAACATGAAGAAAATGACATATTAAAGGATGTAATAAATGATACATTAAATGATATGTCAAATGGTATGTCAAATGGTATATCAAATGATGTTCCAAATGATGTTCCAAATGATGTGCCAAATGATGTTCCAAATGATGTACCAAATGATGTGCCAAATGATGTGCCATATGATGTGCCATATGATGTGCCAAATGATGTGCCAAATGATGTTCCTAATGATGTGCCAAATGATGTTCCTAATGATGTTCCAAATGATGTTCCTAATGATACATCGATCACTAATTTgtgtgaaaaaaaaaatgatttgAACAGCTATGAGAAATCTTgtaaattaaataattttattccCCTTATAGGAGTAGAATTAGGAAAAACGAAATTCCAAAGAGAATTTACAAATGGTACTTTTGTTGGTACAGTTACAGAACAAATAAAGGAcgaaaata
- a CDS encoding hypothetical protein (conserved Plasmodium protein, unknown function): MKDILLLLIWASFLKTFICYSPKNVITVSPRRNNISPPSIVITLNKPNIKDNYDINEKKKNLEEQNKIEDIISTVQHLIYNIDDYKSEMSDQYTKESLGLNTNIEILNANDENVLNLLLNSKDDTLINEKKKKKTAPIIITYPQPLSEDEIIYYEKYKHLMENKKKTRNLLLKVAHLEKLSLIKSTNKKESIKELEDTINIIEKSISRLHIIEEMLEELSYEPTQNEDKNTKKLKTKREYLTEKINVLNKKVEKLKLMNY, from the exons atgaaagaCATTTTGTTACTATTAATTTGGGCCTCCTTTTTGAAAACCTTTATCTGTTATTCTCcaaaaaatgttataacTGTATCTCCTCGAAGAAATAAta TTAGTCCTCCTAGTATTGTAATTACCTTGAACAAAccaaatataaaagataattaCGATATtaacgaaaaaaaaaagaattta gaagaacaaaataaaattgaaGATATTATAAGCACAg tGCAACATCTCATATACAACATTGATGATTATAAAAGT GAAATGTCAGATCAATATACGAAGGAATCTCTTGGATTAAACACAAATATTGAAATACTTAATGCGAATGATGaaaatgtattaaatttattactAAATAGTAAAGATGATACTTTAAtaaacgaaaaaaaaaaaaaaaaaaccgcaccaattataataacatacCCTCAACCATTATCAGAAGA cgaaataatatattatgaaaaatataaacatttgatggaaaataaaaaaaaaacaagaaaTTTACTATTAAAAGTAGCCCATTTGGAAAAATTATCCC taataaaaagcacaaataaaaaagaaagtaTTAAAGAATTGGAAGATacaattaatataatagaGAAG tCCATTTCAAGGTTGCATATTATAGAGGAAATGCTAGAAGAATTATCTTATGAACCAACCCAAAATGAAGAT AAGAACAcgaaaaaattaaaaactAAACGAGAATATTTAACAGAAAAGATAAATGTCTTG AATAAAAAGgttgaaaaattaaaattaatgaatTACTAA
- a CDS encoding hypothetical protein (conserved Plasmodium protein, unknown function): MPLNVITPSEPKDPSLIYKYKKKEEYSGELEGIIVLCFLAIFFAVIFKVIEVIFVVIFILISIYLTARNGEMNLLSVLPLLMMLMTTSAMTWFQQKNMTKRQSNNN; this comes from the exons atgcCATTGAATGTAATTACTCCATCAG AACCTAAAGATCCTTCCctaatttataaatataaaaaaaaagaagaataCTCAGGAGAATTAGAAGGAATTATTGTTTTATGCTTCTTAGCAATATTTTTTGCAGTCATTTTTAAG GTAATTGAGGTAATTTTTGTggttatttttatcttgATTTCAATATACTTAACAGCACGAAATGGAGAGATGAACCTGTTATCTGTATTACCACTATTAAT gaTGCTTATGACTACATCTGCAATGACATGGTttcaacaaaaaaatatgacaAAAAGACAGTccaataataattaa
- a CDS encoding hypothetical protein (conserved Plasmodium protein, unknown function): MACINEGDAITPRVKFKTIRKINDQKYMSEQAYLVPENDGTAVYISYELNKTLERIFQRYSTSGNMNVNEFVKMCYDYNLLPKYKYKDILCYIFRLSKSLKVGYIEYKHFFQVLQRLSAFLFRKLIMTEQEKFNVLIKHLTCQKIVHEKAIKERYSVGIQTHVKKECKGTNAVCDMRDKCCGTFVEVKDRGTMTEMDDVNYYDKKEDIKKDIDILKDNIIYNDHNDDLNNTLNDGDNYNANILKSHAPSKQYTNKMNSINSDDITNKLKEEISNALKIIDDKNMEIENIYKKNLEQIEIEREKINQLQEEIKKLQNEKNDLIKKQENNKMNDKEIKNNDELNTNKLEQKESIVLRLKKLLILSGEQEAELIRIFSIYSIYCGGIAEYVMNKRLCANFLTTFYLLKKNGKNKNKMALDVKDAERLFNEVSYKRESLEKVDIDEEGLTYFYFKLFLNNIGKFFYPELTERESFLEIVLNYVLNLNKNGGVKKWKDMNEQIKKKNKMRITYDSNDLHTFDEKMVGGYTSSEKSIKHHNLEKIKTFIKNNSHMKSEQKIPNDNLTTDLSFEYLESNSAKKKEKNKINGKSINAGRIINVEKNISMEKNTNMEKNIYVDKRKKMKKKKKKFINFPNYLNEYEIYDKQNIYEVNNELIDSLKSIPEDKYHYFKTLKPTRTKFSTFKKDSNESLYDILPLYDIQGKVWPSKMNPKKKSIPQFGME, from the exons atggcTTGTATAAATGAAGGTGACGCAATTACCCCACGAGTTAAATTTAAAACcataagaaaaataaatgatcaaaaatatatgtcAGAACAAGCATATTTAGTACCTGAGAATGATGGGACAGCAGTGTATATAAGTTACgaattaaataaaacattGGAAAGAATATTCCAAAGATATTCAACAAGTGGAAATATGAACGTTAACGAATTTGTTAAAATG TGCTATGATTACAACTTGCTGCCTAAGTATAAATACAAAGACATcttatgttatatattccGGTTATCGAAATCCTTAAAAGTTGGATACATAG agtataaacatttttttcaagTACTACAAAGATTGAGTGCATTTCTATTTCGTAAATTAATTATGACAGAACAAGAAAAg TTTAATGTGCTAATAAAACATTTGACATGCCAAAAAATTGTGCATGAAAAAGCAATCAAGGAGAGATATAGTGTTGGTATTCAAACTCATGTGAAAAAAGAATGTAAAGGGACTAATGCCGTTTGTGATATGAGAGATAAATGTTGTGGTACATTTGTCGAGGTAAAAGATAGAGGCACTATGACCGAAATGGATGATGTAAActattatgataaaaaggaggatataaaaaaggatatagacatattaaaagataatattatatataatgatcATAATGATGATCTTAATAATACTTTGAATGATGGTGATAATTACAATGctaatattttaaaatcaCATGCTCCTTCTAAAcaatatacaaataaaatgaattcTATTAATAGTGATGATATAACTAATAAATTGAAAGAAGAAATTAGTAATGcattaaaaattattgatgacaaaaatatggaaattgaaaatatttacaaaaaaaatttagaaCAAATAGAAATAGAGagagaaaaaattaatcaattacaagaagaaataaaaaaattacaaaatgaaaaaaatgatcTAATTAAAAAACAAGAAAACAACAAAATGAATGATAAGGAAATTAAGAACAATGATGAATTGAATACGAATAAATTAGAACAAAAAGAATCAATTGTGCTTAGattaaaaa aactattaatattatcagGGGAACAAGAAGCAGAATTGATCAGAATCTTTTCGATTTATAGTATTTACTGTGGGGG tATTGCAGAGTATGTTATGAACAAAAGGCTTTGTGCTAATTTTTTGACcacattttatttattaaagaaaaatggAAAGAATAAGAATAAGATGGCCCTGGATGTTAAAGATGCTGAGCGATTATTTAACGAAG tATCATACAAAAGGGAATCTTTGGAAAAAGTTGATATTGACGAAGAAGGGTTAACCTATTTTTACTTTAAACTA ttTCTTAATAACATAGGTAAATTCTTTTACCCAGAACTAACCGAGAGGGAAAGCTTCTTAGAGATCGTATT AAATTATGTATTAAACCTTAACAAAAATGGGGGGGTTAAAAAATGGAAGGACATGAATGAACAgattaaaaagaaaaacaaaatgagGATAACTTATGATTCCAATGATCTACATACATTTGATGAAAAAATGGTTGGAGGATATACAAGCAGTGAGAAGAGCATTAAGCATCATAACttggaaaaaataaagacgttcattaaaaataattcacATATGAAAAGCGAACAGAAAATTCCCAATGATAATCTCACCACAGATTTATCGTTCGAATATCTTGAATCTAATAGTGCcaagaaaaaagaaaaaaataaaatcaacggaaaaagtataaatgcaggaagaataataaatgtggaaaaaaatataagcATGGAGAAAAATACtaatatggaaaaaaacatatatgttgataaaaggaaaaagatgaagaaaaaaaaaaaaaaatttataaattttccgaactatttaaatgaatatgaaatatatgataaacAAAACATTTATGAAGTAAATAATGAACTAATAGATTCTTTAAAATCTATACCAGAAGataaatatcattattttaaaaCGTTAAAGCCTACAAGAACAAAATTTTctacatttaaaaaagattCAAATGAAAGTCTTTATGATATTTTGCCTTTATATGATATTCAAGGGAAAGTATGGCCTTCCAAAATGAACCCCAAAAAAAAGAGTATTCCACAGTTTGGAATGGAATAA